From one Flavobacterium kingsejongi genomic stretch:
- a CDS encoding glycoside hydrolase family 3 C-terminal domain-containing protein: protein MFTQNFDQSRNRMYNDYFYPYKAAVEAGVGSVMASFNVVDGVPAHGNKWLLTEVLRDQWKFNGFTVADYGGVSEMVNHGLGDIKSVSELALKAGLDMDMVSEGFISSFKQSVAEGKVSMAQVDNACRRILEAKYKLGLFADPYKYCNASRAKKEIYTKENRAIARQTAAESFVLLKNEGNMLPLAKKQTIAVIGPLANTRSNMPGTWSVAAKLDNPATVVEGLQAVAGKNTTILYAKGSNLTSDPVLEKHSTMFNRELHRDATSEEALRAEALAIAAKADVIVAAMGEASEMSGESSSRTDIGIPDVQQRLLKELLKTGKPVVLVLFTGRPMTLVWEDENVPAILNVWFGGSEAAYAIGDVLFGNVNPGGKLPSTFPRSVGQIPLYYNHYSTGRPASDNGFEKFRSNYLDEKNAPLYPFGYGLSYTQFSYSPITLNATTMNSTGTITASVTVTNTGKTGGVEVVQLYLRDLVGTISRPVKELKGFEKIQLKAGESKTVTFTITANSGYIDHPIPF from the coding sequence CTGTTTACACAAAATTTCGACCAGTCTCGTAACCGGATGTATAACGATTACTTTTATCCCTATAAAGCAGCTGTGGAAGCAGGTGTAGGAAGTGTGATGGCTTCTTTTAATGTGGTGGATGGCGTTCCAGCACACGGTAATAAATGGCTGTTGACCGAAGTATTGCGCGACCAATGGAAATTCAATGGGTTTACCGTTGCCGATTATGGTGGGGTAAGTGAAATGGTCAACCATGGTTTGGGTGATATCAAAAGCGTATCCGAACTGGCCCTAAAAGCAGGGCTTGATATGGATATGGTAAGCGAAGGCTTTATCTCTTCTTTCAAGCAATCGGTTGCTGAAGGCAAAGTGAGTATGGCCCAGGTCGATAATGCCTGCCGCCGTATTTTGGAAGCCAAATACAAATTGGGATTATTTGCAGATCCGTATAAATATTGTAATGCTTCCCGTGCAAAAAAAGAAATTTATACCAAGGAAAACCGGGCAATAGCACGCCAGACAGCAGCAGAAAGTTTTGTATTGCTAAAGAATGAAGGGAATATGCTTCCTTTGGCTAAAAAACAGACGATTGCTGTAATAGGCCCATTAGCCAATACCCGTTCCAACATGCCGGGTACCTGGAGTGTAGCAGCAAAATTAGATAATCCGGCTACAGTAGTAGAAGGATTACAGGCGGTTGCCGGGAAGAATACCACCATATTATATGCAAAAGGCAGTAACCTGACCAGTGATCCGGTACTGGAGAAGCATTCCACGATGTTCAATCGCGAGCTGCATCGTGATGCCACCAGTGAAGAAGCGCTGCGGGCAGAAGCATTGGCAATTGCAGCCAAAGCAGACGTTATCGTAGCTGCAATGGGTGAAGCCTCTGAAATGAGTGGCGAATCCAGCAGCCGTACCGATATTGGAATTCCAGATGTACAACAACGCTTACTGAAAGAGTTATTAAAAACAGGAAAACCGGTAGTCTTAGTATTGTTTACCGGAAGGCCAATGACCTTAGTCTGGGAAGACGAAAATGTACCGGCAATACTGAATGTATGGTTCGGCGGAAGTGAAGCGGCTTATGCTATTGGAGATGTTTTATTTGGAAACGTTAACCCAGGCGGGAAATTACCATCTACATTCCCACGCAGTGTAGGGCAAATCCCATTGTACTACAATCATTACAGCACCGGTCGCCCGGCATCGGATAATGGATTCGAAAAATTCCGAAGCAATTACCTGGATGAAAAGAATGCACCATTATATCCTTTTGGCTACGGACTGAGCTATACTCAATTTTCGTACAGCCCAATCACACTGAATGCAACCACGATGAACAGTACCGGCACCATTACGGCATCGGTTACCGTTACCAATACAGGTAAAACAGGCGGAGTGGAAGTAGTGCAGTTGTACCTGAGGGATTTGGTAGGCACGATAAGCCGTCCGGTAAAAGAGCTAAAAGGATTTGAAAAGATACAGCTCAAAGCAGGAGAATCAAAAACAGTAACGTTTACCATTACTGCAAATTCCGGTTATATTGATCACCCCATTCCGTTTTAA
- a CDS encoding IS256 family transposase yields the protein MIEDGKLPKDFAKQFKNKEDFHTFFQDLYKQGIEQLLQGELDAHLGYEKHNIDGYNTGNSRNGSFSKNIKSETLGNMVLAIPRDRNGEFEPQVIGKGQSMSEKIEDAILGMYSRGMTRSDIVEQVKEVYGISVSESTISTISDRILADVDLWTKRALEPQYLIVWMDAVHMKVRTDGKYENHAIYIVIGLKTDGKKEVLGMWLNKEESASFWMTVLSDIKSRGVKDILIACTDNLTGFTKAIRGVFPNTESQLCIVHQIRNSLKFVVVKDRKAFCSAMKEVYTAINQEEAVLALAEFKKNWEAKYKYAVCSWEKNWENLMPFLAYPAEIRKIMYTTNTIENLNRGIRKYTKTKVQFPDEKSVKKSVYLAIQNCEKSWINAIPSWGLIMNQFLVIFGERCNIKH from the coding sequence ATGATCGAAGATGGTAAATTACCCAAAGATTTTGCAAAGCAATTTAAAAACAAAGAAGACTTCCATACTTTTTTTCAAGACCTGTATAAACAAGGCATTGAACAGCTACTCCAGGGAGAATTGGATGCTCATCTGGGATATGAGAAGCATAATATTGACGGATACAATACAGGCAATAGCCGTAATGGTTCTTTCTCAAAGAATATAAAATCAGAGACTTTGGGCAATATGGTCCTGGCTATTCCCCGGGATAGAAATGGTGAATTCGAGCCTCAGGTCATCGGAAAAGGCCAATCGATGAGTGAAAAGATTGAAGATGCTATTTTAGGAATGTACAGTCGTGGAATGACCCGTAGTGATATTGTAGAACAAGTTAAAGAAGTTTATGGGATATCAGTAAGTGAGTCCACGATTTCGACCATCTCTGATAGAATACTGGCTGATGTTGATTTATGGACTAAAAGGGCTTTAGAACCACAGTATCTGATTGTTTGGATGGATGCTGTGCATATGAAAGTAAGAACAGATGGGAAATATGAAAACCATGCAATTTACATTGTAATCGGACTAAAAACAGATGGTAAGAAAGAAGTATTAGGAATGTGGCTAAATAAAGAAGAGTCGGCTTCATTTTGGATGACTGTACTCTCTGACATAAAATCTCGTGGAGTAAAGGATATTCTCATTGCCTGTACAGATAACCTTACCGGATTTACAAAAGCTATCAGAGGTGTTTTTCCAAATACAGAATCCCAGCTTTGCATTGTTCATCAAATAAGGAATAGCCTTAAGTTTGTAGTAGTTAAGGATAGAAAAGCATTTTGCAGTGCAATGAAAGAAGTATATACTGCAATAAATCAGGAAGAAGCCGTTTTAGCTCTGGCTGAATTTAAAAAAAACTGGGAAGCAAAATATAAATATGCCGTTTGCTCCTGGGAAAAGAATTGGGAAAATCTCATGCCTTTTTTGGCCTATCCTGCTGAAATCAGGAAAATAATGTACACCACAAATACAATAGAAAACTTAAACAGGGGAATTAGAAAATATACCAAAACAAAAGTGCAGTTCCCAGATGAAAAAAGCGTCAAGAAATCAGTCTATTTAGCAATACAAAATTGTGAAAAAAGCTGGATAAATGCAATACCAAGCTGGGGATTAATCATGAATCAGTTCTTGGTCATATTTGGAGAAAGGTGTAATATTAAACACTAA
- a CDS encoding DUF6377 domain-containing protein, with translation MKKSLLFLVFLSIFYPAYSGTKSDSIFSQLDYAIKNKQQYVKKKEKKIAGLKRNLLGDLSTQQEYDCNKKLYQEYRKFKLDSAIYYVKRNLQIGGMLHDENLSEEAQLQLANLYSSSGKYRESELLLQKINKKKLSPVLFPLYYEAYSQFFEHYSTNTYSDVYIQNIEIYRDSLLGVLDPATVKYKINQAQQDIYTKKVDKAQQSLLELLKTAQHKNADYAMVAYLLGDTYKLQDNFELEKQYYSISAITDIENAIKDNASMQNLALIYYESGAIDNAYKCTQSAIEDAIFCNVKFRTLQISELYTIINTAYLDKEAKGKGQLQTYLILISLLSLFLILAVLYVYKQMRKVSRIKEELHRTSEKLAELNKDISSTNDQLNERNTQLSEANHVKEEYIAHFFDLCSTYINKLENYRKALNKKATEKQLDELFRMLKSTTVVDTELEELYKNFDSIFLNLYPGFVRDFNALLIKDEQVVLKNGELLNTELRIFALIRLGITDSVKIAAFLRYSLSTIYNYRTKGRNKAAVSRDEFEVMVSKIGMIPGKMY, from the coding sequence TTGAAAAAAAGTCTTTTATTCCTCGTATTCCTTAGCATATTTTATCCTGCCTATTCGGGAACCAAAAGCGATTCCATTTTTAGTCAATTGGACTATGCCATTAAAAATAAGCAGCAGTACGTCAAGAAGAAAGAAAAAAAGATTGCTGGGCTGAAACGCAATTTATTGGGGGATTTATCCACACAGCAGGAATATGACTGTAATAAAAAGCTCTATCAGGAATACCGGAAATTCAAATTGGATTCCGCTATTTACTATGTCAAGAGAAACCTGCAGATTGGTGGGATGCTCCATGATGAAAACCTGTCGGAGGAAGCACAGCTGCAACTGGCCAACCTGTATTCCTCTTCGGGTAAATACCGGGAATCGGAGCTGCTACTTCAAAAGATCAATAAGAAAAAATTGTCTCCGGTGCTTTTTCCGTTGTATTATGAAGCCTACAGCCAGTTTTTTGAGCATTATTCTACCAATACTTACAGCGACGTATACATCCAGAATATCGAAATCTACCGCGATTCGTTATTGGGGGTACTGGATCCCGCTACGGTAAAATATAAGATCAACCAGGCGCAGCAAGACATTTATACCAAAAAGGTGGACAAAGCCCAGCAAAGCCTGTTGGAGTTATTAAAAACGGCACAACATAAAAATGCTGATTATGCCATGGTCGCCTATCTATTGGGTGATACGTATAAGCTGCAGGACAACTTCGAACTGGAAAAGCAATACTATAGTATTTCGGCGATTACCGATATTGAAAATGCCATTAAGGACAATGCCTCCATGCAGAACCTGGCGCTGATCTATTATGAGTCCGGTGCGATTGACAATGCCTATAAATGTACCCAATCTGCGATAGAAGATGCCATTTTTTGCAATGTGAAGTTCCGTACCCTCCAGATATCAGAACTCTATACCATTATCAATACCGCTTACCTCGACAAAGAAGCCAAAGGGAAAGGGCAATTGCAAACCTATCTGATACTGATCAGCCTCCTGTCGCTTTTCCTGATCCTAGCAGTATTGTATGTATACAAACAGATGCGCAAAGTGTCCCGGATTAAGGAAGAGCTGCACCGCACCAGTGAGAAGCTGGCAGAACTGAATAAAGACATCAGCAGTACCAACGATCAGCTGAATGAACGGAATACCCAATTGTCCGAAGCCAATCATGTGAAAGAGGAATACATCGCCCATTTCTTTGATTTGTGTTCGACCTACATCAATAAACTCGAAAATTACCGCAAAGCCCTGAATAAAAAGGCTACCGAAAAGCAACTCGATGAATTGTTCCGCATGCTGAAATCTACCACAGTTGTAGATACGGAACTGGAAGAACTGTACAAAAACTTTGACAGTATCTTTTTAAATCTTTATCCCGGATTTGTCCGTGACTTTAATGCACTGCTGATTAAAGACGAACAGGTGGTGTTGAAAAATGGTGAACTGCTCAATACCGAGCTGCGTATATTTGCATTAATCCGCCTGGGAATTACCGACAGTGTCAAGATTGCGGCCTTCCTTCGCTACTCCCTGAGCACGATTTACAATTACCGGACAAAGGGCCGGAACAAGGCTGCTGTTTCCCGGGATGAGTTTGAAGTAATGGTCTCCAAAATTGGTATGATCCCCGGAAAAATGTATTAA
- a CDS encoding SDR family oxidoreductase, protein MRIILTGANGYVGKRLLPELLNLNHEVICCVRNKERHGLDDITLARITIWEVDFLQEPDLSTLPDRVDVAYYLIHSMSAATDDFGQLEATAARNFNTYMDAIGIQQAIFLSGIINDSVLSKHLQSRSDVEDILYKGNFELTVLRAGIIVGSGSSSFEIIRDLCEKLPVMITPKWVLTKTQPIAIRDIIKYLIGVALREECYHDSFDIGGPNILTYKEMLLLYAKSRGIKLWIFTLPVMTPKLSSYWLYFVTSTSYKLAVNLVDSMKMEVVAKDKRLQTLLGIKPISYLDALKLAFLKIEQNIVLSSWKDSLSSSRNADDLRGYIQVPVYGCLKDSKSIKIKDPHATLDAIFAIGGETGWYYGNWMWKIRGIMDKAVGGVGLRRGRTHPLLIHSGDALDFWRVLLASRPEKRLLLFAEMKLPGEAWLEFSIDDKNVLHQIATFRPRGLWGRLYWYSLVPFHYFIFDGMIKKIAR, encoded by the coding sequence ATGAGAATTATTCTGACAGGAGCCAATGGATATGTAGGCAAACGATTGCTGCCGGAGTTACTGAACCTCAATCATGAGGTGATTTGCTGTGTGCGGAATAAAGAGCGCCACGGGCTTGATGATATTACGTTGGCACGGATTACAATTTGGGAAGTAGATTTCCTCCAGGAGCCTGATCTCAGTACGCTGCCTGATCGTGTCGATGTTGCTTACTACCTCATCCATTCCATGTCAGCCGCCACCGATGATTTCGGCCAGTTGGAAGCCACGGCAGCGCGGAATTTCAATACCTATATGGATGCGATTGGTATTCAGCAGGCCATTTTTTTAAGCGGGATCATTAATGATAGCGTGCTGTCAAAACACCTGCAATCCCGTAGTGATGTAGAGGACATCCTGTACAAAGGCAATTTTGAACTCACGGTTTTACGAGCTGGGATTATTGTAGGATCCGGCAGTTCTTCCTTTGAGATCATACGGGACCTGTGTGAAAAGCTACCGGTTATGATCACCCCAAAATGGGTGCTGACGAAGACCCAGCCCATAGCGATCCGGGATATCATCAAATACCTTATTGGTGTGGCCTTACGGGAGGAATGTTACCATGATTCTTTTGATATCGGTGGGCCTAATATTCTCACGTATAAAGAAATGTTGTTGCTGTATGCAAAGAGCCGGGGAATCAAATTATGGATTTTTACCCTTCCGGTGATGACGCCGAAACTATCGTCCTACTGGCTTTATTTTGTCACCTCAACCTCCTATAAACTGGCGGTAAACCTGGTGGACAGTATGAAAATGGAAGTCGTTGCCAAAGATAAAAGATTACAAACCCTGCTGGGTATTAAACCCATTTCCTATTTGGATGCCCTCAAACTGGCATTCCTTAAGATTGAGCAAAATATTGTGCTCTCCAGCTGGAAAGACAGTTTGTCCAGCAGCAGGAACGCAGATGACCTGAGAGGCTATATACAGGTTCCGGTGTATGGCTGCCTGAAAGATAGCAAGTCCATAAAAATAAAAGATCCGCATGCCACACTGGATGCTATATTCGCTATTGGTGGTGAAACGGGATGGTATTATGGCAACTGGATGTGGAAAATCCGCGGAATCATGGATAAGGCTGTTGGCGGGGTAGGATTGCGCCGCGGCAGAACCCATCCGCTATTGATCCACTCCGGCGATGCCTTAGACTTTTGGCGGGTACTCCTGGCCAGTCGCCCGGAAAAACGGCTGCTGCTTTTTGCAGAAATGAAATTACCGGGAGAAGCCTGGCTGGAGTTCAGTATCGATGATAAGAATGTACTGCACCAGATTGCGACTTTCCGTCCCAGAGGGCTTTGGGGCAGGTTGTATTGGTATTCTTTAGTACCTTTTCATTATTTTATTTTTGATGGAATGATCAAAAAAATCGCACGATAA
- a CDS encoding LodA/GoxA family CTQ-dependent oxidase, translating to MDTKQPHSVAIYPAIGIARIGNSKEYYLASDLPGVAPVAEGGFKDNNNLFKKQVPVFRIYALDQEGKPLYEINADTADIEWRVHVANRKSAWYQFNNALDLGDDSIPSTKRNGAVIGEDRNQLVIDPGPRTIRGIQKSGPEYHFDSGTFYGKKVSLGEIRTDEKGRLLFLGGDGVSASRFNVNAITFANNDDWHDDTSDGSVRATVTIGGQAFEAKPAVVICTPPNFGQGLFPVVSMLDVVQDLYLREGWLQPKATVNFYEDIYPILSRMSSTQWVNEGFFMLFGKNSPSDFSDPELIKVLESPDAAYAPERKRIFEWFRDKNSPDYLPNKVPPHYGDLFGDYEKMAAVDLSVTLTQYNKLEQWASGNFTTGTPKQEVPFDELSVADQVNALLHAPLEECLGGPFHPGIEITWPFRHLMLWEEPFRLKLLPEDSSARDDYGGIITSEIALSKNGPLDGSGPGSITRWLGVPWQTDEASCLSGYDVTLYLPLPSFWSVRVPNTILSMDSFDRISTTTINDGQKLKHFSYRVDWMRDFTTNYVIRINRMVQKWHQLGIITKQEMEHKSQFVPDEVWVETHRKGAIGIDPTVEQVKYAEGEKTPQNQLLRAAPRQSHPLKRHEL from the coding sequence ATGGATACGAAACAACCCCATAGTGTTGCCATTTACCCTGCCATAGGCATCGCACGGATAGGCAATTCAAAAGAATACTACCTCGCTTCCGACCTGCCGGGTGTTGCACCTGTTGCGGAAGGCGGCTTTAAAGACAATAACAACCTCTTTAAAAAACAGGTACCGGTATTCCGGATTTATGCCCTGGACCAAGAGGGAAAACCGCTTTATGAAATCAATGCCGATACCGCAGATATCGAGTGGCGCGTACATGTGGCCAACAGAAAATCAGCCTGGTACCAGTTTAATAATGCCTTAGACCTTGGCGATGACAGTATTCCGAGCACCAAACGCAACGGCGCGGTTATCGGTGAAGACCGCAACCAACTGGTGATTGATCCGGGACCGAGAACCATCCGGGGTATCCAAAAATCAGGTCCAGAATACCATTTTGATTCCGGTACCTTTTATGGGAAAAAAGTTTCCCTGGGAGAAATCCGTACCGATGAAAAAGGGCGTTTGCTCTTTTTAGGAGGCGATGGAGTGAGTGCTTCCCGCTTTAATGTCAATGCTATTACGTTTGCCAATAATGACGACTGGCACGATGATACTTCCGACGGTAGCGTACGGGCTACAGTGACGATAGGTGGTCAGGCGTTTGAGGCCAAGCCAGCCGTCGTGATCTGTACGCCTCCCAACTTCGGGCAGGGGTTATTCCCGGTAGTAAGTATGCTGGATGTGGTTCAGGACTTATACCTCCGCGAAGGATGGCTACAGCCCAAAGCTACCGTAAATTTCTATGAGGATATTTATCCGATATTATCCCGGATGAGCAGTACCCAATGGGTCAATGAAGGATTCTTCATGCTCTTTGGCAAAAACTCCCCGAGCGATTTTAGCGATCCCGAACTGATCAAAGTGCTGGAAAGCCCGGATGCTGCCTATGCCCCCGAACGCAAACGCATCTTTGAATGGTTCAGGGATAAAAATTCACCAGACTATTTACCCAATAAAGTACCGCCACACTATGGTGATCTATTTGGCGACTATGAGAAAATGGCTGCGGTGGACCTTTCCGTAACGCTGACACAATATAATAAGCTCGAACAATGGGCTTCGGGGAATTTTACTACAGGCACCCCAAAGCAAGAAGTCCCTTTTGACGAATTATCGGTTGCCGATCAGGTCAATGCCCTGCTCCATGCACCACTGGAGGAATGCCTGGGAGGCCCTTTTCACCCGGGGATTGAAATTACCTGGCCTTTCAGGCACCTTATGCTATGGGAAGAACCTTTCCGCTTAAAACTATTGCCGGAAGACAGCAGTGCCCGGGACGATTATGGTGGAATTATCACTTCTGAAATCGCATTGTCAAAAAATGGCCCACTGGACGGCAGTGGCCCCGGATCCATCACGCGATGGCTGGGTGTCCCATGGCAAACAGATGAAGCCAGTTGCTTGTCGGGATATGATGTGACACTCTACCTTCCCTTACCTTCATTCTGGTCGGTACGGGTACCCAATACCATATTGTCAATGGACAGCTTTGACCGTATCAGCACTACAACTATTAATGACGGGCAGAAATTAAAACATTTCTCCTACCGGGTGGACTGGATGCGGGATTTCACCACAAATTATGTCATAAGGATCAACAGGATGGTTCAAAAATGGCATCAGCTGGGGATTATCACCAAACAGGAAATGGAACACAAATCCCAATTTGTACCGGATGAAGTGTGGGTAGAAACCCATCGCAAAGGAGCTATCGGAATAGATCCGACCGTAGAACAGGTAAAATATGCCGAAGGCGAAAAAACGCCCCAAAACCAATTATTACGGGCTGCACCGCGACAAAGCCACCCTTTAAAAAGACACGAATTATAA
- a CDS encoding FAD-dependent monooxygenase — protein sequence MVGAGPAGLATALALQQYGIYCTIIDNHPEHVVKPGESLPPNANAILNTLGIETLLESPNHNHYVGNTVVWGDGTVRSRYFMNEPYGNGRHLNRIAFETELRNTVQQHNIPLFLDYRLTNITEQEEQLFLNCTTPDGTVRTLKAGFVVDCSGRAAIVAKKMGVKRTTLDTLSAYYCTVPQPGNTLNGMTFIESVEDGWWYAAPIGDNKIIMHFMSDADLHTLKTPDLQYWFQQKIAETQHLNTLIHPDISMATAITIKTATTAILEQPCGPRWLAVGDALCSYDPLTSFGITNALAGGHAAAQAIEKLFNGDSSGISDYCQQQISVFDKSVAMLQNQYKMEQRWPSAPFWERRH from the coding sequence ATTGTCGGAGCCGGGCCAGCAGGCCTGGCTACCGCATTGGCGTTACAGCAATATGGAATTTATTGTACCATCATTGACAATCATCCGGAACATGTGGTAAAGCCCGGAGAATCCTTACCCCCCAATGCCAATGCTATTTTAAATACATTGGGCATTGAAACCCTATTGGAATCCCCCAACCATAATCACTATGTAGGCAATACTGTAGTGTGGGGAGACGGCACTGTCCGTTCCCGATATTTTATGAATGAACCCTATGGCAATGGCAGGCACCTGAACCGTATCGCTTTTGAAACCGAACTCCGCAACACTGTACAGCAACACAACATCCCTTTATTCCTGGATTACCGCCTGACTAACATTACCGAACAGGAAGAGCAATTATTCCTAAATTGCACTACGCCTGATGGCACTGTCAGGACATTAAAAGCAGGTTTTGTGGTCGATTGTAGTGGCCGCGCTGCTATTGTGGCTAAGAAAATGGGCGTAAAAAGGACAACACTCGATACTTTATCGGCGTATTATTGTACCGTGCCCCAACCGGGAAATACATTAAACGGAATGACTTTTATAGAATCGGTGGAAGATGGCTGGTGGTATGCTGCACCAATCGGAGACAACAAAATCATTATGCACTTTATGTCCGATGCTGATCTCCATACGCTCAAAACCCCGGATCTCCAATATTGGTTCCAACAAAAAATAGCCGAAACACAACACCTCAATACCCTGATTCATCCGGATATTTCAATGGCAACGGCAATCACTATCAAAACCGCAACAACCGCGATACTGGAACAACCCTGTGGCCCGCGATGGCTGGCTGTAGGCGATGCCCTATGCAGTTATGACCCGCTTACTTCCTTTGGGATTACCAATGCCCTCGCTGGGGGACATGCCGCCGCACAGGCGATAGAAAAGTTATTCAACGGCGACAGCAGTGGCATTTCGGACTACTGCCAGCAGCAAATAAGCGTCTTTGACAAATCGGTTGCAATGCTGCAAAACCAATACAAAATGGAACAACGCTGGCCTTCAGCCCCGTTTTGGGAAAGACGGCACTGA
- a CDS encoding alpha/beta hydrolase: MLRHFPIILLTLVLPHLTFAQEVLPLYPAGAIPNSIPGPNTEFTTLTDTGIPLLHKVSVPTIVAYNVPNSTQNHSPVIICPGGGYGALANVHEGSDVAKLLNSWGISAFVLHYRLPDTAIMKDKSIGPLQDAQRALQMVREHAAEWHIDPAKIGIMGFSAGGHLAATASTHYKDPKIKNPKHISLRPDFSILIYPVISFTDSLTHKWSRENLLGAQPSAESIRYYSNELQVTADTPPAFLVHALDDPDVVALNTTSYHKALLLHKVSSEIILYPHGGHGFGMNNTTTTEKWTDDLKAWMIAHKWL, encoded by the coding sequence ATGTTACGTCATTTCCCTATTATCCTTTTGACTTTAGTCTTGCCACACCTTACTTTTGCACAGGAAGTTCTTCCACTATACCCTGCCGGAGCCATCCCAAATAGTATCCCCGGCCCCAACACCGAATTCACTACACTAACCGACACGGGAATTCCGCTGTTACATAAAGTATCCGTTCCAACCATAGTTGCTTACAATGTCCCCAACAGCACCCAAAACCATAGTCCCGTGATTATATGCCCCGGAGGCGGGTATGGCGCACTGGCGAATGTGCATGAGGGTTCCGATGTTGCAAAACTGCTGAACAGCTGGGGTATCAGTGCTTTTGTGCTCCACTACCGCCTGCCCGATACTGCAATTATGAAAGACAAATCCATAGGCCCGTTACAGGATGCCCAACGTGCCCTTCAAATGGTTCGGGAACATGCTGCCGAATGGCATATTGACCCGGCAAAAATCGGGATCATGGGGTTTTCTGCCGGAGGCCATCTTGCCGCGACAGCAAGCACACATTATAAGGATCCTAAAATCAAAAACCCGAAACACATTTCACTACGCCCCGACTTTTCCATACTGATCTATCCCGTAATCAGCTTTACCGATAGCCTGACGCATAAATGGAGCCGGGAAAACTTACTCGGGGCACAGCCCTCTGCCGAAAGTATCCGTTATTATTCTAATGAACTACAGGTTACTGCTGATACACCACCCGCCTTCCTGGTGCATGCCCTAGATGATCCGGATGTGGTAGCCCTGAATACGACTTCTTACCATAAAGCTTTATTACTGCATAAGGTTTCCAGCGAAATTATCCTCTATCCCCATGGTGGCCACGGCTTCGGGATGAACAATACCACCACCACCGAAAAATGGACGGACGACCTTAAAGCCTGGATGATTGCCCATAAATGGCTGTAA
- a CDS encoding NAD(P)/FAD-dependent oxidoreductase — MQTNVDVLIIGGGLAGLAAAIHLSQKGKLVTVVEKSAYPRHKVCGEYISNEIVPYLESLGMDVTVLHPAHINQFHFSTQRGTSATAPLPLGGFGISRYVLDAFMYEKAIASGCQMVEDTVTQIAFANDRFTVGTATQEFSAGVVLGAYGKRSNVDQVLSREFIRKKSPWLAVKAHYSGDFPNNVVALHNFSGGYCGVSNVENKTINICYLAHYSSFKKYKNIAQYQREVLCKNPQLKRILESSTLLFEKPLTISQISFDKKQPVADHILMIGDTAGLIHPLCGNGMAMALHSAQIAATLVLDFYSGAIASRTLLEHRYRREWQKHFGKRLRAGRMLAGILRNTTITNLVLPLLVRFPALLPKIIQQTHGKPIILIP; from the coding sequence ATGCAAACAAATGTGGATGTACTTATTATTGGTGGTGGACTGGCCGGACTGGCCGCTGCAATCCATTTGTCCCAAAAAGGAAAACTGGTAACTGTGGTGGAAAAATCAGCCTATCCGCGCCATAAAGTCTGTGGGGAATACATCTCTAATGAAATCGTCCCCTACCTGGAATCCCTGGGAATGGATGTTACAGTACTCCATCCGGCACACATCAACCAGTTTCATTTTTCGACCCAACGGGGCACTTCTGCTACGGCTCCACTCCCCTTAGGAGGCTTTGGAATCAGCCGCTATGTGCTGGATGCCTTTATGTACGAGAAAGCAATAGCCTCCGGTTGCCAGATGGTAGAAGATACAGTGACCCAAATTGCTTTTGCCAATGACCGTTTTACAGTAGGTACTGCGACTCAGGAATTTTCTGCCGGGGTAGTATTGGGTGCTTATGGCAAGCGCTCCAATGTAGACCAGGTACTGTCCCGTGAATTCATCCGCAAAAAATCGCCCTGGCTCGCGGTGAAAGCTCATTATTCGGGTGACTTCCCCAATAATGTGGTCGCCCTGCACAACTTCAGCGGTGGCTATTGCGGGGTTTCCAATGTAGAAAATAAGACTATCAATATTTGTTATTTAGCCCATTATAGCTCGTTCAAAAAATATAAGAATATTGCCCAATACCAGCGTGAGGTGCTCTGTAAAAATCCACAATTGAAAAGGATATTGGAATCCAGTACGCTACTTTTTGAAAAACCACTCACTATCAGCCAGATTTCATTCGATAAAAAACAACCTGTAGCAGATCATATCCTGATGATTGGTGATACTGCAGGCCTGATCCATCCGCTTTGTGGCAACGGTATGGCCATGGCATTGCACAGCGCGCAAATTGCGGCTACGCTGGTACTGGATTTTTATTCGGGTGCTATTGCTTCCCGAACACTATTGGAACACCGCTACCGCCGGGAATGGCAAAAACACTTTGGTAAAAGGCTACGGGCCGGGAGAATGTTAGCCGGAATTTTGCGCAACACAACCATAACGAACTTAGTGCTTCCGCTACTGGTTCGGTTTCCGGCACTCCTTCCAAAGATCATACAGCAAACGCATGGCAAACCTATAATCCTGATACCCTAA